From Carettochelys insculpta isolate YL-2023 chromosome 3, ASM3395843v1, whole genome shotgun sequence, a single genomic window includes:
- the SAMD5 gene encoding sterile alpha motif domain-containing protein 5: MCTNIVYEWLKTLQLSQYAESFVDNGYDDLEVCKQIGDPDLDAIGVSVPQHRRRILEAVVRLKEEDETAAGLYFTLEPQQQQGSPSPQIYTSHLMEQYEAKAWREPNPRHGLWNQAPPRNQKLAPHSREVVIYPKLKLKIMIRDKLIRDGINLSKPPYSNKALMYVVNSK, from the exons ATGTGCACCAACATCGTCTACGAGTGGCTGAAGACCCTGCAGCTCTCTCAGTACGCGGAGTCCTTCGTAGATAACGGCTATGATGATCTGGAGGTTTGCAAGCAGATAGGGGACCCGGACTTGGATGCCATTGGGGTGTCGGTGCCCCAGCACAGGCGTCGAATCCTTGAAGCAGTGGTGAGGTTGAAAGAAGAGGACGAGACGGCTGCTGGTCTCTATTTCACTTTggagcctcagcagcagcagggctcgcCCTCCCCACAGATCTACACTAGCCACTTGATGGAGCAGTATGAGGCTAAAGCTTGGAGGGAGCCTAACCCTCGCCATGGTCTGTGGAACCAGGCCCCCCCCAGGAACCAGAAACTtgccccccacagcagggaggTGGTGATTTACCCAAAACTGAAATTGAAAATCATGATTAGGGATAAACTCATCCGGGATGGGATCAACCTGAGCAAGCCCCCTTACTCCAACAAG GCCTTAATGTATGTTGTCAATTCCAAGTGA